One Methylobacterium sp. 77 DNA window includes the following coding sequences:
- a CDS encoding MOSC N-terminal beta barrel domain-containing protein, giving the protein MSAAQISPPELRLEALHRYPVKGLSPERLDAATLQAGAYFPGDRLFAIENGPSGFDPATPKHQPKIKFLMLMRNEALARLDTRYDAETSVLTISQGNHVAVAADLSHQDGREAVEAFFRTEFADALRGPPKLLAAPDGFRFTDSARGFVSLLNLASIAATEDMVGAPVDALRFRANLHLSGLAAFAELDLVGRVVTSAGGVRLRISKRTERCAATNVDPATGIRDLAIPRTLSTHLGHTDCGVYAEVLGGGRLERGETLRLEA; this is encoded by the coding sequence ATGAGTGCTGCCCAGATAAGTCCCCCCGAACTGCGCCTGGAGGCGCTCCATCGCTATCCCGTGAAGGGGCTCTCGCCCGAGCGCCTGGACGCGGCGACGCTCCAGGCCGGAGCCTACTTTCCGGGCGACCGGCTCTTCGCCATCGAGAACGGGCCGTCCGGGTTCGATCCGGCCACGCCGAAGCACCAGCCGAAGATCAAGTTCCTGATGCTGATGCGCAACGAGGCCCTGGCCCGCCTCGATACCCGCTACGACGCGGAGACATCCGTGCTCACGATCAGCCAGGGGAACCACGTCGCCGTCGCGGCGGACCTGTCGCATCAGGACGGGCGGGAGGCGGTGGAGGCGTTCTTCCGCACGGAATTCGCGGATGCCCTGCGCGGGCCGCCAAAGCTGCTCGCAGCACCCGACGGCTTCCGCTTCACCGATTCGGCGCGCGGCTTCGTCTCGCTCCTCAACCTCGCCAGCATCGCGGCGACCGAGGACATGGTGGGAGCGCCCGTCGACGCGCTGCGCTTTCGCGCCAACCTCCACCTCAGCGGGCTCGCCGCCTTCGCCGAACTCGATCTCGTTGGGCGCGTGGTCACCTCGGCGGGCGGCGTACGCCTGCGGATTTCCAAGCGGACGGAGCGGTGCGCGGCGACCAATGTCGACCCGGCGACCGGCATCCGCGACCTCGCGATCCCGCGAACCCTCTCGACGCATCTCGGCCATACCGATTGCGGCGTCTACGCGGAGGTGCTGGGCGGAGGCCGTCTCGAACGGGGCGAGACGCTCCGGCTCGAAGCCTGA
- a CDS encoding trypsin-like peptidase domain-containing protein, whose amino-acid sequence MTEGSRFVGSRTLAGLDLVRIDDRIVIENHERLVRLLRQRCGESTAALFAAPVLSHSNGSAAARVDWYTSLDGPSRNLEDLDSTSAVELRGRIRALLSGIEPLLRDPEDGPFVAACLNLASPRAVLAIGTEPLLIDWGLLPAGLLGDEQGRIRHHAAALGHLVPDDLPMPPIGRADWSARFRPVQPNSQTNEPVGPAPEPRGYRPGVRPWTAPVVATALVGILLGLSFVPGVLAFPEPPRAISGEARTLLAAWLDNLQRRRDVLASASAFACPRLRSELPALVPQSPVGVRLPIETPTRPQARAAIGPVPAIQGSPGPAVATDPASLVGRLERGTVLVLAGDATGSGFFISDELVITNRHVVEGAASLRIAGRHVGIVQATLVRTGGEGHLDDFALLRVARQADIQPLALTAPGRPLTPVVAAGFPGLHLGTDPTFKRLGEGDASASRELEPVLQTGVVNHLQRYDDAAVTLVLHSAEIAPGNSGGPLVDYCGRVVGVNSFGRSDGRLPVTARYALGTDGLAAFLAAGGDNSTLDTQPCDLQAAPRENPPVATIEPGPAAQRDAVPNAAAATAGPVPEVAPIPAPQDGATIQPTPPRPATPAPSRPAPRQGRDARPPVR is encoded by the coding sequence ATGACGGAGGGCTCGCGTTTCGTCGGAAGCCGCACGCTCGCAGGTCTCGACCTCGTCCGGATCGACGACCGGATCGTCATCGAAAACCATGAACGGCTGGTCCGGCTCCTCCGTCAGCGTTGCGGCGAGTCCACTGCCGCGCTCTTCGCCGCGCCGGTCCTGTCCCACTCCAATGGGTCGGCCGCGGCGCGCGTCGACTGGTACACCTCCCTCGATGGCCCTTCGCGCAACCTGGAGGACCTGGATTCCACCAGCGCGGTCGAGCTGAGGGGACGCATCCGCGCTCTGCTCTCGGGCATCGAGCCACTGCTGCGTGACCCCGAGGATGGCCCGTTCGTCGCAGCCTGCCTCAACCTAGCCTCGCCGCGCGCAGTCCTGGCCATCGGCACGGAGCCGCTGCTGATCGATTGGGGGCTCCTTCCGGCCGGTCTGCTGGGCGACGAGCAGGGCCGTATCCGCCATCACGCGGCCGCCCTCGGCCATCTGGTGCCGGACGATCTGCCGATGCCGCCGATCGGTCGCGCGGATTGGTCGGCCCGGTTCCGGCCGGTGCAACCGAACTCCCAGACCAACGAGCCGGTAGGGCCGGCTCCGGAACCGCGCGGATATCGTCCTGGTGTGCGTCCGTGGACGGCACCTGTCGTCGCCACCGCTCTGGTCGGCATTCTCCTCGGCCTCTCCTTCGTTCCAGGCGTGCTGGCCTTTCCCGAGCCGCCGCGGGCGATCTCGGGTGAGGCGCGTACCCTGCTTGCCGCCTGGCTCGACAATCTTCAGCGTAGACGCGACGTCTTGGCGTCCGCCTCAGCTTTCGCCTGTCCGCGCCTGCGTTCGGAGCTGCCCGCGCTCGTGCCCCAGAGCCCGGTCGGGGTTCGCCTGCCCATCGAAACCCCGACCCGTCCGCAGGCGCGCGCCGCGATCGGGCCCGTTCCGGCGATCCAGGGTTCACCAGGACCGGCGGTGGCGACCGACCCGGCGAGCCTCGTCGGTCGGCTGGAACGCGGCACCGTCCTCGTCCTGGCAGGCGACGCGACCGGCTCGGGCTTTTTTATCAGCGACGAACTCGTCATCACCAATCGCCACGTCGTGGAGGGCGCGGCGTCTCTACGGATCGCGGGACGCCATGTCGGCATCGTTCAGGCCACCCTCGTGCGGACCGGGGGCGAAGGACACCTCGATGATTTCGCACTTCTGCGCGTCGCACGACAGGCGGACATCCAGCCCCTTGCTCTCACCGCTCCCGGGCGGCCGCTGACGCCCGTCGTCGCCGCCGGCTTTCCCGGCCTCCATCTCGGCACCGACCCGACGTTCAAGCGCCTCGGCGAAGGCGATGCGTCCGCAAGCCGCGAACTGGAGCCGGTGCTCCAGACCGGCGTCGTCAATCACCTCCAACGCTATGACGACGCGGCCGTGACGCTGGTGCTCCACAGCGCCGAGATCGCCCCGGGCAACAGTGGTGGTCCCCTCGTCGATTACTGCGGACGGGTGGTCGGCGTGAACAGCTTCGGCCGCAGCGATGGCCGCCTACCCGTTACCGCGCGCTATGCACTCGGCACCGATGGGCTCGCGGCATTCCTCGCGGCCGGCGGTGACAACTCCACCCTCGACACCCAGCCCTGCGATCTACAGGCTGCGCCGCGCGAAAATCCGCCCGTCGCAACCATCGAACCCGGCCCCGCGGCACAGCGCGACGCAGTTCCGAACGCCGCGGCGGCCACGGCCGGACCCGTTCCGGAAGTGGCGCCGATCCCGGCACCGCAGGATGGTGCCACCATCCAACCCACACCACCGCGCCCCGCCACTCCCGCTCCATCGCGACCCGCCCCCCGGCAGGGTCGCGATGCACGCCCGCCAGTCCGCTGA
- the argB gene encoding acetylglutamate kinase, whose amino-acid sequence MSQDALPNVHVRAEVLVQALPHMQRYDQEIVVIKYGGHAMGDRAAAEDFAEDIVLLEQSGLKPIVVHGGGPQIGRMLGRLGIQSEFRGGLRVTDEATVEVVEMVLAGSINKQIVGWISAEGGRAIGLCGKDGNMVRARKATRTVLDPESQTEQEVDLGLVGEPEHVERGVLDAVLKAELIPVLAPVAFGADGQTYNVNADTFAGAIAGALRAKRLLLLTDVPGVLDKDKTLIPELTLEDCRRLIADGTITGGMIPKIETCIYALEQGVEAVVILDGKVSHAVLLELFTDHGAGTLIRRT is encoded by the coding sequence TTGTCGCAAGACGCCCTGCCGAACGTGCACGTGCGCGCGGAAGTCCTGGTCCAGGCCCTGCCCCACATGCAGCGCTACGACCAGGAAATCGTCGTCATCAAGTATGGCGGCCACGCCATGGGCGATCGCGCCGCGGCGGAGGATTTCGCCGAGGATATCGTGCTTCTCGAGCAATCCGGCCTGAAGCCCATAGTCGTCCATGGCGGCGGCCCGCAGATCGGGCGCATGCTCGGCCGGCTCGGCATCCAGTCCGAGTTTCGCGGCGGCCTGCGCGTCACCGACGAGGCCACCGTCGAGGTGGTCGAGATGGTGCTCGCCGGATCGATCAACAAACAGATCGTCGGCTGGATCTCGGCCGAGGGCGGCCGTGCCATCGGTCTCTGCGGCAAGGACGGCAACATGGTCCGCGCCCGCAAGGCGACGCGCACCGTGCTCGACCCCGAGAGCCAGACCGAGCAGGAGGTCGATCTCGGCCTCGTGGGCGAGCCGGAACACGTGGAACGCGGCGTCCTCGACGCGGTGCTGAAGGCCGAACTGATCCCGGTCCTCGCCCCGGTCGCCTTCGGCGCCGACGGGCAGACCTACAACGTCAATGCCGACACCTTCGCCGGGGCGATCGCCGGGGCGCTGCGGGCCAAGCGCCTGCTGCTCCTCACCGACGTGCCGGGCGTGCTCGACAAGGACAAGACCCTGATCCCCGAACTCACCCTGGAGGATTGCCGCCGGCTCATCGCCGACGGCACCATTACCGGCGGGATGATCCCGAAGATCGAGACCTGCATCTACGCGCTGGAACAGGGTGTCGAGGCCGTGGTCATCCTCGACGGCAAGGTCAGCCACGCCGTGCTGCTGGAACTCTTCACGGACCACGGCGCCGGCACGCTGATCCGCCGGACCTGA
- the clpB gene encoding ATP-dependent chaperone ClpB gives MNFEIYTERARGFVQAAQSLALREGHPQLQPGHLLKVLLDDPEGLCAGLIDRAGGQSRVALAQTEQWLAKQPKVSGNSAQPQATRELVRLFDTAEKAAQKAGDSYVTVERLLLALAVEKDTEAGRALTAAGVTAASLNAAINALRKGRTADNATAENAYDALKKYARDLTEAAREGKLDPVIGRDEEIRRTIQVLSRRTKNNPVLIGEPGVGKTAIVEGLALRIVDGDVPESLKDKSLLALDMGALIAGAKYRGEFEERLKGVLSEVTAAAGGIILFIDEMHTLVGAGKADGAMDASNLLKPALARGELHCVGATTLDEYRKHVEKDAALARRFQPVFVSEPTVEDTVSILRGIKEKYEQHHGVRIQDAALVAAATLSNRYITDRFLPDKAIDLMDEAGSRLRMQVDSKPEELDNIDREVVRRKIEGEALKKETDSASRDRLVRLQRELADLEEQSATITSRWKAEKDKLGAAAELKKKLDEARTELANAQRQGQYQRAGELAYGVIPGFEKRLAEIEAAAESAVSRDGMVEEAVTPAHIAGVVSRWTGVPVDKMLEGEREKLLGMEDELGKRVIGQREAVEAVATAVRRARAGLQDPNRPIGSFMFLGPTGVGKTELTKALAGFLFDDDTALVRIDMSEYMEKHSVARLIGAPPGYVGYEEGGSLTEAVRRRPYQVVLFDEIEKAHPDVFNVLLQVLDDGRLTDGQGRTVDFRNTLLIMTSNLGSEYLVAQTEGQETDEVRDEVMGVVRQHFRPEFLNRIDEIILFHRLRRSEMGAIVDIQLGRLQTLLDERKIALEVETDARDWLADKGYDPAYGARPLKRVIQKAVQDRLAEQLLAGRIHDGEAVQVRLGPSGLMIGDDPGVPERRPTSATLN, from the coding sequence ATGAATTTCGAGATCTACACCGAACGCGCCCGTGGCTTCGTCCAGGCCGCGCAATCCTTGGCCCTTCGCGAAGGCCATCCGCAATTGCAGCCGGGCCACCTGCTCAAGGTGTTGCTCGACGATCCCGAGGGCCTCTGCGCCGGTCTCATCGACCGTGCCGGCGGACAGTCGCGCGTGGCCCTGGCGCAGACCGAGCAATGGCTGGCGAAGCAGCCGAAGGTCTCCGGCAATTCCGCGCAGCCGCAGGCGACGCGCGAACTCGTGCGCCTGTTCGACACCGCCGAGAAGGCCGCCCAGAAGGCCGGCGATTCCTACGTCACCGTGGAGCGCCTGCTGCTGGCCCTCGCCGTGGAGAAGGACACCGAGGCGGGCCGGGCGCTGACGGCGGCCGGCGTCACCGCCGCATCGCTGAATGCCGCGATCAACGCCCTCCGCAAGGGCCGCACCGCCGACAACGCCACGGCCGAGAACGCCTATGACGCCTTGAAGAAATACGCCCGCGACCTCACCGAGGCCGCCCGCGAGGGCAAGCTCGACCCGGTCATCGGCCGCGACGAGGAGATCCGCCGCACCATCCAGGTCCTGTCCCGCCGCACCAAGAACAACCCGGTCCTCATCGGCGAGCCGGGCGTCGGCAAGACCGCGATCGTCGAAGGCCTCGCCCTTCGCATCGTCGACGGCGACGTGCCCGAGAGCCTGAAGGACAAGAGCCTGCTCGCCCTCGACATGGGCGCCCTGATCGCGGGAGCCAAGTACCGTGGCGAGTTCGAGGAGCGGCTGAAGGGCGTGCTGTCCGAGGTCACCGCGGCGGCCGGCGGCATCATCCTGTTCATCGACGAGATGCACACCCTCGTCGGCGCGGGCAAGGCGGATGGGGCGATGGACGCCTCGAACCTGCTCAAGCCCGCCCTGGCGCGCGGCGAGCTTCATTGCGTCGGCGCGACCACGCTCGACGAGTATCGCAAGCACGTGGAGAAGGATGCGGCGCTGGCCCGTCGCTTCCAGCCCGTCTTCGTGTCCGAACCCACCGTCGAGGACACGGTCTCGATCCTGCGCGGCATCAAGGAAAAGTACGAGCAGCATCACGGCGTGCGCATCCAGGATGCGGCCCTGGTGGCGGCGGCGACCCTGTCGAACCGCTACATCACCGACCGCTTCCTGCCGGACAAGGCCATCGACCTGATGGACGAGGCCGGCTCGCGCCTGCGCATGCAGGTGGATTCGAAGCCCGAGGAGCTCGACAACATCGACCGCGAGGTGGTGCGCCGCAAGATCGAGGGCGAGGCGCTGAAGAAGGAGACCGATTCCGCCTCCCGCGACCGCCTGGTGCGGCTGCAGCGCGAACTGGCCGATCTCGAAGAGCAATCGGCCACCATCACCAGCCGCTGGAAGGCGGAGAAGGACAAGCTGGGAGCCGCCGCCGAGCTCAAGAAAAAGCTCGACGAGGCCCGGACCGAACTCGCCAACGCCCAGCGCCAGGGCCAGTATCAGCGCGCCGGCGAACTCGCCTACGGCGTGATCCCCGGTTTCGAGAAGCGTCTCGCCGAGATCGAGGCGGCGGCGGAATCCGCCGTCAGCCGAGACGGCATGGTCGAGGAGGCGGTGACGCCGGCCCATATCGCGGGCGTCGTCTCGCGCTGGACCGGCGTGCCCGTGGACAAGATGCTGGAGGGCGAACGCGAGAAGCTCCTCGGCATGGAGGACGAGCTAGGCAAGCGCGTCATCGGCCAGCGCGAGGCGGTGGAGGCGGTGGCCACCGCCGTGCGGCGTGCCCGCGCTGGCCTGCAGGATCCGAACCGGCCGATCGGCTCGTTCATGTTCCTCGGGCCGACGGGTGTCGGCAAGACCGAGCTGACCAAGGCGCTCGCCGGCTTCCTGTTCGACGACGACACCGCCTTGGTGCGGATCGACATGTCGGAATACATGGAGAAGCATTCGGTCGCCCGGCTCATCGGCGCGCCTCCCGGCTATGTCGGCTACGAGGAGGGCGGTTCGCTCACCGAGGCGGTGCGGCGCCGGCCGTATCAGGTCGTGCTGTTCGACGAGATCGAGAAGGCGCATCCGGACGTGTTCAACGTCCTGCTGCAGGTTCTCGACGACGGCCGCCTTACCGACGGGCAGGGGCGGACGGTGGATTTCCGCAACACGCTCCTGATCATGACCTCCAATCTCGGGTCGGAATATCTGGTGGCGCAGACGGAAGGGCAGGAGACGGACGAGGTCCGCGACGAGGTGATGGGCGTGGTGCGCCAGCATTTCCGGCCGGAATTCCTCAACCGGATCGACGAGATCATCCTGTTCCACCGTCTCCGCCGGTCGGAGATGGGGGCGATCGTCGACATCCAGCTCGGGCGGCTCCAGACCCTCCTCGACGAGCGCAAGATCGCCCTCGAGGTTGAGACGGACGCTCGCGACTGGCTCGCCGACAAGGGCTACGACCCGGCCTACGGCGCGCGCCCGCTCAAGCGCGTGATCCAGAAGGCGGTGCAGGACCGGCTGGCCGAGCAGCTGCTCGCGGGCCGCATCCATGACGGCGAGGCGGTGCAGGTCCGGCTCGGCCCGTCCGGCCTGATGATCGGCGACGATCCCGGCGTGCCGGAGCGCCGCCCGACGAGCGCCACCCTCAACTGA
- a CDS encoding nucleotidyltransferase domain-containing protein, translating into MSVPPCPSPSEALTIAGTILRERYPGACFAFVAGSIMRGEGTNLSDIDLVIVFEALEAARRESFTFNGVPVEAFVHDPGTLAWFINDDAARGRPSILNMIAEGHAIGRALNRAETLRDSVSIRLRAGPPALTQAELDVFRYEITDAVDDLRGERNAPERQAIGIMLYPKMAELALRGRGQWSGVGKWLPRLLAKNDQTLGDRFDTAFRALFGAGQPDPVIALAESELAPHGGRLFDGDRRTAPANWRA; encoded by the coding sequence ATGAGCGTTCCCCCGTGCCCCTCGCCTTCTGAAGCCCTGACGATCGCTGGAACCATACTACGCGAGCGATATCCAGGCGCCTGCTTCGCCTTTGTCGCCGGGTCGATCATGCGAGGCGAGGGCACGAACCTGTCCGACATCGATCTCGTCATCGTCTTCGAGGCTCTGGAGGCCGCGCGCCGCGAGTCCTTCACCTTCAATGGCGTCCCGGTGGAAGCCTTCGTTCACGATCCCGGTACGCTGGCTTGGTTCATCAACGATGACGCAGCGCGGGGCCGTCCCTCGATCCTCAACATGATCGCCGAAGGTCATGCCATCGGTAGAGCCCTCAATCGGGCCGAAACGCTCCGGGACTCCGTCTCAATAAGGTTGAGAGCTGGCCCACCGGCGTTGACGCAGGCCGAGCTGGATGTGTTTCGGTACGAGATCACGGATGCAGTGGATGATCTGCGAGGGGAACGGAACGCGCCCGAGCGTCAGGCCATCGGCATCATGCTCTATCCCAAGATGGCCGAGCTGGCGTTACGGGGCCGAGGCCAGTGGAGCGGCGTAGGAAAGTGGCTGCCGCGGCTGCTTGCGAAGAACGACCAAACACTCGGGGATCGCTTCGATACCGCGTTTCGAGCGCTTTTCGGGGCCGGTCAGCCGGATCCCGTGATCGCTTTGGCAGAGAGCGAATTGGCCCCGCACGGCGGCCGATTGTTTGACGGGGATCGCCGAACCGCGCCTGCAAACTGGCGTGCGTGA
- a CDS encoding type II toxin-antitoxin system HicB family antitoxin, translating to MAALRRAALREMREALAAAVRGRIKDGDDLHAPRTVADGADRASLPSRTAAKAAVYQAWKRSGLSKSALGKAMDRDEVEVRRILDPDHGTKLGQMEAAAHALGGRLVVSFVPA from the coding sequence GTGGCGGCACTACGAAGAGCGGCCCTGCGCGAAATGCGTGAGGCTCTGGCAGCGGCTGTACGCGGCCGGATCAAGGACGGGGACGATCTCCATGCGCCGCGTACCGTTGCGGATGGTGCCGACCGGGCCTCGCTGCCCAGCCGCACCGCAGCGAAGGCGGCGGTGTATCAGGCATGGAAACGAAGCGGCCTGTCGAAGTCCGCGCTGGGCAAGGCGATGGATCGGGACGAGGTCGAGGTTCGCCGAATTCTCGATCCGGACCACGGCACCAAATTGGGTCAGATGGAGGCGGCGGCCCATGCGCTCGGTGGGCGTCTCGTCGTCTCGTTCGTTCCGGCCTGA
- a CDS encoding sel1 repeat family protein has protein sequence MRPIDFRCLALFCFFGGLCPVVAEAGKMRSAPQETAIDRCDSAAAAPWDPDSSNVPSRVEFRDLQAQQAIEACRRAVDLSPDMRRLSFQLGRAYDRQGANPDAYRAYRVAAELGSAAAKVNIGILYRQGRRFEKNEVKARTWFRDAAEMGLAEGMYCYATALDNGVGGPADGVAARTWYVKAAERGTSKARDALVRLDIDGLGTGTRCD, from the coding sequence ATGCGACCGATCGATTTCCGGTGTCTGGCGCTTTTTTGCTTTTTTGGCGGGCTTTGCCCGGTGGTGGCCGAGGCAGGAAAGATGCGGTCAGCCCCACAGGAGACCGCAATCGATCGATGCGACAGCGCCGCTGCGGCACCATGGGACCCGGATTCCTCCAACGTGCCGTCGCGGGTGGAATTCCGCGATTTGCAGGCTCAGCAAGCAATCGAAGCGTGCCGGCGCGCCGTCGATCTGTCCCCCGACATGCGTCGCCTGAGCTTCCAGCTCGGGCGCGCCTATGATCGGCAGGGTGCAAATCCGGATGCCTATCGCGCATATCGCGTCGCGGCCGAGCTGGGGAGCGCTGCCGCCAAGGTGAATATCGGCATTCTCTACCGTCAGGGACGGCGCTTCGAGAAAAACGAGGTGAAGGCCCGCACTTGGTTTCGCGATGCCGCGGAGATGGGTCTCGCCGAGGGCATGTATTGCTACGCGACGGCCCTCGATAACGGTGTCGGCGGGCCCGCAGACGGTGTCGCCGCGCGGACTTGGTACGTCAAGGCGGCCGAGCGAGGGACGTCGAAGGCACGCGACGCCCTCGTCCGCCTCGACATCGATGGTCTCGGTACGGGCACCCGCTGTGATTGA